A single region of the Anomaloglossus baeobatrachus isolate aAnoBae1 chromosome 2, aAnoBae1.hap1, whole genome shotgun sequence genome encodes:
- the LOC142291794 gene encoding uncharacterized protein LOC142291794 isoform X2 — protein sequence MAKKLLLVDVDCGVDDAQALMMALAAPEVEILGITCCFGNTTIDHVCKNVLRVLQVCNRMEIPVFRGASNSLLGEINPQYAHFGGDGLGDVGDPNSPGLEYLQKEDAVHALIRIINQYEGQINLVALGPLTNLALAVKMDPSLPKKLNKLCIMGGNIEGRGNRTTCAEFNFYLDPEAAYIVTNEFTCPMFIAALEFTRENCLTTGQDRFCADGRKILEHFADSSLAILAGEFNLPMNPGLDLSSGIF from the exons ATGGCAAAGAAACTGTTGCTAGTGGATGTGGATTGTGGTGTAGATGATGCTCAGGCATTGATGATGGCTCTGGCTGCACCCGAGGTTGAAATCCTAGGAATAACATGCTGCTTTGGGAACACAACCATTGATCATGTCTGTAAGAATGTCCTGCGAGTTCTTCAAGTGTGTAACAGAATGGAG ATCCCAGTTTTTCGTGGTGCATCTAATTCATTGTTGGGAGAGATCAATCCTCAGTATGCCCATTTTGGAGGCGATGGCTTGGGAGATGTAGGAGATCCAAACAGCCCAGGATTAGAATACTTGCAGAAGGAAGATGCTGTGCATGCTCTCATAAGGATCATTAATCAGTATGAGGGTCAA ATAAATCTGGTAGCATTAGGACCCTTAACTAATCTGGCCCTGGCAGTCAAAATGGATCCAAGCCTTCCAAAGAAGCTGAATAAACTGTGTATAATGGGAGGAAACATAGAAG GCAGAGGGAACAGGACGACCTGTGCAGAATTTAACTTCTATCTGGATCCAGAAGCTGCCTATATTGTAACAAATGAGTTTACCTGTCCGATGTTCATTGCTGCTCTGGAGTTCACCCGTGAAAACTGCCTTACCACG ggacaggacagattctgtgcagacgggaggaaaattctaGAGCATTTTGCAGACTCCTCTCTGGCGATATTAGCAGGCGAATTCAATCTGCCAATGAACCCGGGCCTGGACctgtcctcgg gaATATTTTAA
- the LOC142291794 gene encoding uncharacterized protein LOC142291794 isoform X1, whose protein sequence is MAKKLLLVDVDCGVDDAQALMMALAAPEVEILGITCCFGNTTIDHVCKNVLRVLQVCNRMEIPVFRGASNSLLGEINPQYAHFGGDGLGDVGDPNSPGLEYLQKEDAVHALIRIINQYEGQINLVALGPLTNLALAVKMDPSLPKKLNKLCIMGGNIEGRGNRTTCAEFNFYLDPEAAYIVTNEFTCPMFIAALEFTRENCLTTEYFKGWINQNTEKGRFMKKITAKWPQKHSFVSYDSYAIAAVIEENIITEYMQCAVSVELHGKYARGMLVLDTDDKWKKEHKAVLMKKCNLDRFKELLWNALL, encoded by the exons ATGGCAAAGAAACTGTTGCTAGTGGATGTGGATTGTGGTGTAGATGATGCTCAGGCATTGATGATGGCTCTGGCTGCACCCGAGGTTGAAATCCTAGGAATAACATGCTGCTTTGGGAACACAACCATTGATCATGTCTGTAAGAATGTCCTGCGAGTTCTTCAAGTGTGTAACAGAATGGAG ATCCCAGTTTTTCGTGGTGCATCTAATTCATTGTTGGGAGAGATCAATCCTCAGTATGCCCATTTTGGAGGCGATGGCTTGGGAGATGTAGGAGATCCAAACAGCCCAGGATTAGAATACTTGCAGAAGGAAGATGCTGTGCATGCTCTCATAAGGATCATTAATCAGTATGAGGGTCAA ATAAATCTGGTAGCATTAGGACCCTTAACTAATCTGGCCCTGGCAGTCAAAATGGATCCAAGCCTTCCAAAGAAGCTGAATAAACTGTGTATAATGGGAGGAAACATAGAAG GCAGAGGGAACAGGACGACCTGTGCAGAATTTAACTTCTATCTGGATCCAGAAGCTGCCTATATTGTAACAAATGAGTTTACCTGTCCGATGTTCATTGCTGCTCTGGAGTTCACCCGTGAAAACTGCCTTACCACG gaATATTTTAAAGGCTGGATAAACCAGAACACAGAAAAAGGCCGGTTTATGAAGAAGATCACAGCAAAGTGGCCCCAGAAACACTCTTTTGTCTCTTACGACTCGTACGCCATCGCTGCAGTAATTGAGGAAAATATTATCACAGAATATATGCAATGTGCCGTGAGCGTAGAGCTTCATGGGAAATATGCCAGAGGGATGCTGGTTCTGGACACAGACGACAAGTGGAAGAAGGAGCATAaagctgtcctgatgaagaaatgTAATCTAGACCGCTTTAAAGAACTACTATGGAACGCTCTTCTATAG